From Mycolicibacterium nivoides, a single genomic window includes:
- a CDS encoding zinc-dependent alcohol dehydrogenase: MKISIVDGPGHTDVVERPDPTVGPRDVLVKVRACGICGTDAFYISIGGLPPHQGAMPLGHEPAGEIVAVGSEVTDLAVGDHVVVDPMASPDDIIGNGGARGALAELLLVHDAVRGKNLEVIPDYVPFEVAALNEPMAVARHAVNQVAPGPADKVVVFGAGPIGLGATIALKSRGVGHVVVVDVLPARLDKALKVGADAVVNSAEDDLAARLTELHGSGDSVWPGKAGTDVYLDAAGVPAVIDSALALAKRGSKLGVVAVHKEPVTVDLINVMSNEITIVGSMGYPTEIFEVTRDIVADWEKYAVLVSHTFGFDDVDEALGLAATPGAADKIVVTFD; this comes from the coding sequence ATGAAGATTTCGATCGTTGACGGCCCAGGCCACACCGATGTGGTCGAACGACCGGACCCGACTGTCGGTCCTCGGGACGTCTTGGTGAAGGTACGGGCCTGCGGGATCTGTGGAACCGACGCGTTCTACATCTCGATCGGCGGACTGCCACCGCATCAGGGCGCCATGCCGCTGGGACATGAGCCTGCGGGCGAGATCGTCGCGGTCGGCAGTGAGGTGACCGACCTCGCGGTCGGTGACCACGTCGTTGTCGATCCGATGGCGTCGCCTGACGACATCATCGGAAATGGCGGCGCCCGTGGTGCTCTCGCAGAGTTGCTGCTTGTGCACGACGCCGTCCGGGGCAAGAACCTGGAAGTCATCCCGGACTACGTGCCGTTCGAGGTCGCTGCACTCAACGAACCCATGGCCGTCGCCCGGCATGCGGTAAACCAAGTTGCGCCTGGTCCGGCTGACAAGGTCGTGGTCTTCGGTGCCGGCCCCATCGGGCTGGGTGCGACGATCGCGTTGAAATCTCGTGGGGTGGGCCATGTCGTCGTGGTCGACGTGCTCCCCGCCCGTCTGGACAAGGCCCTCAAAGTCGGTGCCGACGCGGTTGTCAACTCCGCTGAGGACGATCTTGCGGCCAGGCTGACCGAGCTTCATGGTTCTGGTGACTCGGTGTGGCCGGGTAAGGCCGGCACCGATGTGTACCTCGACGCCGCGGGTGTTCCGGCCGTGATCGACAGCGCCTTGGCACTGGCAAAGCGTGGCTCCAAGTTGGGAGTGGTTGCGGTACACAAGGAACCGGTAACAGTGGACCTGATCAATGTTATGAGCAACGAGATAACCATTGTCGGTTCGATGGGGTACCCGACCGAGATCTTCGAGGTCACCCGCGACATCGTCGCGGACTGGGAGAAGTACGCGGTGCTCGTCAGCCACACGTTCGGATTCGACGATGTCGACGAGGCGCTGGGCCTGGCTGCCACTCCGGGCGCCGCCGACAAGATCGTTGTCACCTTCGACTGA
- a CDS encoding acyl-CoA dehydrogenase family protein: MADIVTGAHLAHLDRLRREVRGFLAEQLAVGAFTPSIDSWLCGWDESFTASLAKQGWLGMTVPVHYGGHGRSFQERFVVTEELLAAGAPVAAHWIADRQIVPSLLKYGTEEQKSEFLPRIVRGECFFGIGMSEPDSGSDLASVRTRAARVDGGWSITGTKVWTSGAHRAHAFIVLARTEPVDPSHRHAGLSQFIVDLRTPGVQVRPIISMNGGHHFNEVVLDEVFVPDAMVFGEIGRGWTQVTSELSFERSGPERFLSTFPLLTQHVEHLVAHGESPDGQVGRLVARVAGLHHMSTAVAGALERGENPDVPAAVVKVLGTTVEGDIADYADRQTGDDAATDAEWAHLVATAVDQRPGFTLRGGTNEVLRGVIARGLGMR; encoded by the coding sequence GTGGCGGACATCGTGACGGGCGCGCACCTGGCACACCTGGACCGGTTACGCCGGGAGGTCCGTGGCTTCCTGGCCGAACAGTTGGCCGTCGGCGCGTTCACGCCGTCGATCGATTCGTGGTTGTGCGGATGGGACGAAAGTTTCACCGCGTCCCTGGCGAAGCAGGGCTGGCTGGGCATGACGGTTCCCGTCCATTACGGCGGCCATGGCCGCTCGTTTCAGGAACGGTTCGTGGTGACCGAAGAACTGCTGGCCGCGGGCGCCCCGGTCGCCGCCCACTGGATCGCCGACCGCCAGATCGTGCCGTCGCTCCTGAAATACGGGACGGAAGAGCAGAAGTCAGAGTTCCTACCTCGCATCGTGCGCGGTGAGTGTTTCTTCGGCATCGGGATGAGCGAACCGGATTCCGGCTCCGATCTGGCGAGCGTCCGCACCCGTGCGGCACGAGTCGACGGCGGGTGGTCGATCACCGGTACCAAGGTATGGACCTCGGGAGCGCACCGCGCTCATGCCTTCATCGTGCTGGCCCGCACAGAACCGGTCGATCCGTCGCATCGGCATGCCGGGTTGAGCCAGTTCATCGTCGACCTGCGCACCCCGGGCGTGCAGGTCCGCCCGATCATCTCGATGAACGGCGGACATCACTTCAACGAGGTCGTGCTCGACGAGGTGTTCGTGCCCGATGCCATGGTCTTCGGCGAGATCGGCCGCGGCTGGACCCAGGTCACCTCCGAGCTGAGCTTCGAGCGGAGCGGGCCGGAACGATTCCTGTCGACCTTCCCGCTCCTCACGCAGCATGTCGAACACCTTGTCGCGCACGGCGAATCACCTGATGGACAGGTGGGCCGCCTGGTGGCGCGGGTCGCCGGACTGCATCACATGTCAACCGCAGTGGCCGGCGCCCTGGAGCGCGGTGAGAATCCCGATGTCCCGGCAGCGGTCGTCAAGGTCCTCGGCACCACGGTCGAAGGCGACATCGCCGACTACGCAGACCGGCAGACCGGAGATGACGCCGCCACGGACGCCGAGTGGGCGCACCTGGTCGCCACCGCAGTGGACCAGCGCCCCGGCTTCACGTTGCGCGGCGGAACCAACGAAGTACTGCGCGGTGTCATCGCGCGGGGATTGGGTATGCGATGA
- a CDS encoding crotonase/enoyl-CoA hydratase family protein codes for MTSPLDVHTDGPVQIWTITLPDVGNAITGKDVIAAFESGVDAVNGDNTVGAVILTGAGKIFSAGGNVKEMADRQGMFGLDAIDQRRAYIDGIQRIPRALGRLEVPLIAAVNGAAIGAGCDLAMMCDIRIASERASFAESFVQLGLIPGDGGTWFLPRAIGYARAAELTFTGERIDAATALEWGLVSRVVAHDELLSEARTLADKIAVNPPRALRMAKRLLQESITGSLESTLSMAAAMQPLAHHDAEHQQRIAKWRTS; via the coding sequence GTGACCTCACCGCTGGACGTCCACACCGACGGACCGGTGCAAATCTGGACAATCACCCTGCCGGACGTCGGCAATGCCATCACCGGCAAGGACGTCATCGCAGCGTTCGAGAGCGGCGTGGATGCGGTCAACGGGGACAACACCGTGGGTGCGGTCATCCTCACCGGTGCAGGCAAGATCTTCTCGGCCGGCGGCAACGTCAAGGAGATGGCCGACCGTCAGGGCATGTTCGGTCTGGATGCCATCGACCAGCGACGGGCCTACATCGATGGGATCCAACGGATCCCACGTGCTCTGGGTCGCCTCGAAGTCCCTCTCATCGCTGCGGTCAACGGCGCCGCCATCGGCGCCGGGTGCGATCTGGCGATGATGTGCGACATCAGGATTGCCTCCGAGCGCGCATCCTTCGCCGAGAGCTTCGTGCAGCTCGGCCTCATCCCGGGCGATGGCGGCACCTGGTTCCTCCCTCGCGCCATCGGCTACGCCCGCGCCGCCGAACTGACCTTCACCGGCGAACGGATCGACGCCGCAACGGCGTTGGAGTGGGGACTCGTCAGCCGAGTGGTAGCGCACGACGAGTTGCTGTCCGAGGCTCGCACACTCGCCGACAAGATCGCGGTCAACCCGCCGCGCGCGCTTCGGATGGCCAAGCGCCTGCTGCAGGAATCGATCACGGGCTCCCTGGAATCGACGCTCTCCATGGCGGCGGCAATGCAGCCGCTGGCCCACCACGACGCCGAGCACCAACAGCGCATCGCGAAGTGGCGGACATCGTGA
- a CDS encoding cytochrome P450 codes for MPSTQIHYDPSTPEFQNELWNVYRTMRDEYPVYHDPGSGFYALTRFADVWAAAADHDTFSSRVAEANDLLPQLIYMDPPRQTALRKLVSRVFTARRVAGMEDDIRNYIRSLIDTIAANGTCEFQHDYAAVIPSVVVGGMIGLDEQHIGPVRAWTEAFIDTTDTNKALEAAVGIYTTFAELLDERRHRPRDDMMTDLINAEIDGQRLSDEELLGFCLLLVLGGNDTTASLIGSGTVLLLRHPEQRDLLLNDESHWPTAVEEMLRFESPTQTLPRTATRDVELHGVHIPADSRVMLVWGAANRDEREFSEPDRFDVTRRAQRHAAFGHGIHFCMGSGLARMEARLALTEWFARFPECELAGDPERITSSWARAYDSVPLRLGGC; via the coding sequence ATGCCGAGTACTCAGATCCATTACGATCCATCGACGCCGGAGTTTCAAAACGAGCTCTGGAATGTGTACCGCACCATGCGTGACGAGTACCCCGTCTACCATGACCCCGGCAGCGGGTTCTACGCACTCACCCGGTTTGCGGATGTGTGGGCCGCCGCGGCCGATCACGACACGTTCTCCAGCCGCGTTGCAGAGGCAAATGACCTGCTTCCCCAACTGATCTACATGGACCCGCCGCGGCAGACCGCACTACGCAAGCTGGTTTCACGGGTCTTCACCGCACGACGGGTAGCCGGTATGGAAGACGATATCCGGAACTACATCCGGAGCCTCATCGACACAATCGCCGCGAACGGCACCTGCGAGTTCCAGCATGACTATGCCGCGGTTATTCCGAGTGTAGTGGTCGGCGGAATGATCGGCCTCGACGAGCAGCATATCGGCCCGGTGCGTGCCTGGACAGAGGCGTTCATCGACACGACCGACACGAACAAGGCGCTGGAAGCCGCAGTGGGGATATACACCACGTTCGCAGAGCTTCTCGACGAACGCCGCCATCGTCCGCGAGACGACATGATGACCGATCTCATCAACGCTGAGATCGACGGTCAGCGGCTCAGCGATGAGGAACTGCTGGGTTTCTGCCTGTTACTGGTCCTGGGCGGCAATGACACGACGGCCAGCCTGATCGGCTCCGGCACCGTCCTGCTGCTGCGCCATCCCGAGCAGCGGGATCTGCTGTTGAATGACGAGTCGCATTGGCCAACAGCAGTCGAGGAGATGTTGCGCTTCGAATCGCCCACCCAGACGTTACCTCGAACTGCCACCCGCGACGTTGAGTTACACGGGGTCCACATCCCGGCAGATTCACGGGTGATGTTGGTGTGGGGGGCGGCCAACCGCGATGAACGTGAGTTCTCCGAACCGGATCGTTTCGATGTGACCCGGCGTGCTCAGCGCCATGCTGCATTCGGTCACGGCATTCATTTCTGTATGGGATCGGGACTGGCCCGCATGGAGGCCCGCCTCGCTCTTACCGAGTGGTTTGCCCGATTCCCCGAGTGTGAACTGGCCGGTGACCCTGAACGGATCACCTCCAGTTGGGCGCGCGCGTATGACTCGGTGCCACTACGACTGGGCGGCTGCTGA
- a CDS encoding SRPBCC domain-containing protein has product MSELSIPGYDPSTLVRSIAVEIDAPAKVVWEVLTDLDNYPLWNPFCISAVSTLEMGAAVEMVLADYSGAGGTSTNTEYVCAFVPERLLSWELPATPESPYPARRDQVLEPIAEHRCRYYSTDAFLGDHAHQVMAECGAWVKRAFDDTAVALKKRSEHCVAVRAFPQR; this is encoded by the coding sequence ATGTCTGAGCTGTCCATTCCGGGCTACGACCCGAGCACACTCGTGCGCTCCATCGCGGTTGAGATCGACGCACCTGCCAAAGTTGTGTGGGAAGTCCTGACCGACCTCGACAACTACCCGCTGTGGAATCCGTTCTGCATATCGGCTGTATCCACTTTGGAGATGGGCGCGGCAGTGGAGATGGTTCTTGCGGACTACAGCGGTGCCGGGGGCACGTCCACCAACACCGAGTACGTCTGCGCCTTCGTGCCAGAGCGGTTGCTCTCTTGGGAGTTGCCGGCGACGCCGGAATCGCCATATCCCGCGCGCCGCGACCAGGTCCTCGAACCCATCGCAGAGCACCGCTGCAGGTACTACTCCACGGATGCGTTTCTTGGCGATCACGCGCACCAGGTCATGGCCGAGTGCGGGGCCTGGGTGAAACGCGCATTCGACGACACCGCAGTGGCGCTGAAGAAGCGGAGTGAACATTGCGTTGCCGTGCGTGCCTTTCCGCAGCGTTAG
- a CDS encoding polyketide cyclase, which yields MSNEITLSDVQEFISGFWFHYDQGHFDEVGARLADEMEYLSRSDSGACPFEHLLAAELHGKAETLTWLIEHRNENPYPCRHHATNVFRTGTDGEVTNVRFYLFVNQITNNVPFAVSSGVVDAGIRRSQDGLVFTSLNVVLDAEDSVPLAEHTAKAAAAQSA from the coding sequence ATGAGCAACGAGATCACCCTGTCGGACGTCCAGGAATTCATCTCCGGCTTCTGGTTCCACTACGACCAGGGCCACTTCGATGAAGTTGGCGCCCGCCTCGCCGACGAGATGGAGTACCTGAGCCGCTCGGACTCCGGGGCCTGCCCGTTCGAGCACCTGCTGGCGGCAGAACTGCACGGCAAGGCCGAGACCTTGACCTGGCTCATCGAGCACCGCAACGAGAACCCGTACCCGTGCCGTCATCACGCGACCAACGTGTTCCGCACCGGAACCGACGGCGAGGTCACCAACGTCCGGTTCTATCTGTTCGTCAACCAGATCACCAACAATGTTCCGTTCGCGGTGTCCAGTGGCGTCGTCGACGCCGGCATCCGGCGGTCGCAAGACGGTCTGGTCTTCACCTCGCTGAACGTCGTGCTCGACGCCGAGGACTCGGTCCCGCTCGCCGAGCACACCGCCAAGGCTGCGGCTGCGCAATCCGCGTGA
- a CDS encoding acyl-CoA dehydrogenase family protein encodes MSTTELALGTLTAVDPDLAAMMDGVFSDYRQTAPTGRPGERVEYDRALWQRLDSLGLVRLTGAEESGGSGAGWLEAAELLSAAVRHGVRIPLAEHDLLACWLLETLGRPVDDAARTVYVAPRSGESTKPVPWAADAERIVVLWPSGDEYRLTEFDTAELSVALGTNLIGEPRDTVSVDTAGVSGHPVTTGLVGQLGRKSAMIRAIQVCAALDRAVALSIEHVASRNQFGRPLAKFQAIQNLISDAAAESALARAATEAALHTAIGTDWQSAQLDFQIATARSCAGHAASIVARNAHQVHGAIGTTHEHRLHEYTRAALAWRSEYGSVRFWDDRVAAAAVAAGGQQLWALIADS; translated from the coding sequence ATGAGCACCACCGAACTCGCCCTGGGCACGCTGACCGCGGTGGACCCCGACCTGGCGGCCATGATGGACGGTGTCTTCTCCGATTACCGCCAGACCGCGCCCACCGGGCGCCCGGGCGAACGCGTCGAGTACGACCGCGCACTGTGGCAGCGGCTCGACTCCCTCGGACTGGTCCGCCTGACCGGCGCCGAGGAATCTGGTGGCAGCGGCGCAGGTTGGCTCGAGGCTGCTGAGTTGCTCAGTGCCGCAGTCCGTCACGGTGTCCGCATCCCGCTGGCCGAGCACGACTTGCTGGCCTGTTGGCTGTTGGAGACCCTCGGCCGACCCGTCGATGACGCCGCGCGAACGGTGTATGTGGCGCCACGTAGCGGCGAATCCACCAAACCTGTGCCCTGGGCCGCCGACGCGGAACGGATCGTCGTGCTCTGGCCGAGCGGCGACGAATACCGGCTCACCGAGTTCGACACCGCGGAACTGTCGGTCGCCCTCGGCACCAATCTGATCGGCGAGCCGCGCGACACTGTCAGCGTCGACACCGCCGGAGTCAGCGGTCATCCGGTGACCACCGGACTGGTCGGCCAGCTCGGCCGCAAATCGGCGATGATACGGGCGATCCAGGTGTGCGCGGCGCTCGATCGCGCTGTGGCGCTGTCGATCGAACACGTGGCATCCCGCAATCAATTCGGACGTCCGTTGGCGAAGTTCCAGGCGATTCAGAACCTGATCTCGGATGCGGCAGCAGAGTCGGCACTGGCGCGGGCCGCCACCGAGGCTGCGCTGCACACTGCCATCGGAACGGACTGGCAGTCAGCTCAACTGGACTTCCAGATCGCGACCGCGCGATCTTGCGCCGGGCATGCCGCCTCAATCGTAGCCCGCAACGCGCACCAGGTGCACGGCGCCATCGGCACCACCCACGAGCATCGACTTCACGAATACACCCGCGCCGCCCTGGCCTGGCGCTCGGAATATGGGTCCGTGCGCTTCTGGGACGACCGGGTTGCGGCAGCCGCCGTTGCGGCAGGCGGGCAACAGCTCTGGGCGTTGATCGCCGACAGCTGA
- a CDS encoding aldehyde dehydrogenase family protein encodes MPTFEHDRLFIDGSWTTASGNGVIEVVDPATEAVIGHVPNGDSTDVDAAVAAARRAFDPLITVGERRDRVQRVIAAMEKRLPDIADLITAEMGAPVRIAQTVQTQVPLAVAKGFADVLETFEFEERIGNSLVLREPYGVVGAITPWNYPLYQVVAKVLPAIAAGCPVVLKPSNEAPLSVFAFVEACEESGLPPGTINLVSGPGRVIGERLASHPDVDFVSFTGSTGVGARVGELAGQSIKKVALELGGKSANVILDGADLATAVKVGVGNAFLNGGQTCMAWTRMLVPQSRYDEALSLIESAVARYIVGDPRDPATRIGPSASRSQFDTVRGFIDRAQRDGARLLIGGAEPISDVGYFVAPTVFADVDPDSELGQEEVFGPVLAVIPFTDSDDALRIANGTPYGLSGAVWAAGDDDAIAFARQVQTGQLDINGGAYNPTAPFGGYKKSGIGRELGRFGFEEYLQTKSLQLKERA; translated from the coding sequence GTGCCCACTTTTGAACACGACAGACTGTTCATCGACGGCAGCTGGACCACCGCCTCGGGGAACGGCGTCATCGAAGTAGTCGACCCGGCTACCGAAGCAGTGATCGGCCATGTGCCCAATGGCGACTCCACCGATGTCGACGCCGCCGTGGCGGCAGCGAGGCGGGCATTCGACCCGCTCATCACCGTTGGCGAACGCCGGGATCGAGTGCAGCGGGTGATCGCCGCGATGGAGAAGCGCTTACCCGACATCGCCGATCTCATCACCGCCGAGATGGGTGCCCCCGTACGCATCGCGCAGACGGTGCAGACGCAGGTGCCACTGGCGGTGGCCAAGGGCTTCGCCGATGTGCTGGAGACCTTCGAATTCGAAGAGCGCATCGGCAATTCGCTTGTTCTGAGAGAGCCCTACGGCGTCGTCGGGGCCATCACGCCGTGGAATTACCCGCTCTACCAGGTGGTCGCCAAGGTGCTACCGGCCATCGCCGCGGGCTGCCCCGTCGTGCTCAAACCCAGTAACGAAGCCCCGCTTTCGGTGTTCGCCTTCGTCGAAGCCTGCGAAGAGTCGGGACTCCCGCCCGGGACGATCAACCTCGTCTCGGGCCCCGGTCGGGTGATCGGCGAACGTCTCGCGTCGCATCCCGACGTCGACTTCGTCTCGTTCACCGGATCCACAGGCGTGGGCGCGCGCGTCGGAGAACTTGCCGGCCAGTCGATCAAGAAGGTTGCTCTCGAACTCGGCGGCAAGTCGGCCAACGTAATCCTCGATGGTGCGGATCTGGCGACCGCGGTCAAGGTCGGGGTGGGCAATGCCTTCCTCAATGGAGGCCAGACCTGTATGGCGTGGACCAGGATGCTGGTGCCGCAAAGCCGCTACGACGAGGCCCTGAGCCTGATCGAATCCGCCGTGGCCCGCTACATCGTGGGTGATCCGCGCGACCCGGCGACCCGTATCGGACCGTCGGCGTCGCGGTCGCAGTTCGACACGGTTCGTGGCTTCATCGACCGCGCCCAGCGCGACGGCGCCCGCCTGCTGATCGGTGGCGCGGAGCCGATCAGCGACGTCGGGTATTTCGTGGCACCAACGGTTTTCGCCGACGTGGATCCTGACTCCGAGCTCGGTCAGGAAGAGGTGTTCGGTCCCGTGCTCGCAGTGATCCCCTTCACCGACTCCGATGATGCACTGCGCATCGCCAATGGCACGCCCTACGGGCTGTCGGGCGCCGTATGGGCCGCAGGCGATGACGACGCCATCGCTTTCGCCCGCCAGGTGCAGACCGGCCAACTCGACATCAACGGCGGCGCCTACAACCCCACCGCCCCGTTCGGCGGGTACAAGAAGTCCGGCATCGGCCGTGAACTGGGCCGGTTCGGCTTCGAAGAGTACCTCCAGACCAAATCCCTTCAGCTCAAGGAGCGCGCGTGA
- a CDS encoding SDR family oxidoreductase translates to MSGLLQDRVVVISGVGPGLGTTLARRCAEQGAHLVLAARSAARLDRVATTITDMGRRAVAVATDITVDSDVKELARSAVEAYGKVDALVNNAFMHPSMKPFGETTYAHIRDSVELTVLGALRTTQAFTPALAESKGSIVNLSSMVIRHSDPLYGPYKLAKSALLAMSQSLSSELGGRGIRVNSVAPGYIWGEILQEYFEDQARQSGVSVDAVYQAAAAHSDLKRLVTEDDVASAIVFLLSDLAAGITGQTLDVNCGEYKA, encoded by the coding sequence ATGAGCGGACTCCTTCAGGACAGGGTCGTCGTCATCAGCGGTGTCGGGCCCGGCCTCGGCACAACACTAGCCCGTCGATGCGCCGAACAAGGCGCCCATCTCGTGCTGGCGGCACGATCGGCCGCGCGTCTTGATCGCGTCGCCACGACCATCACTGACATGGGTAGACGGGCCGTGGCTGTGGCCACCGACATCACAGTTGACAGCGACGTCAAGGAACTTGCTCGGTCCGCCGTAGAGGCCTACGGCAAGGTTGACGCCTTGGTGAACAACGCGTTCATGCATCCCTCGATGAAACCGTTCGGCGAAACCACCTACGCCCACATCCGTGACTCCGTAGAGCTGACGGTTCTCGGCGCACTACGCACCACGCAGGCTTTCACTCCTGCACTGGCCGAATCGAAAGGGTCGATCGTCAACCTCAGCTCGATGGTCATCAGACACTCGGACCCGCTTTACGGCCCCTACAAGCTGGCCAAGTCAGCATTGCTGGCGATGTCGCAGTCACTGTCCAGCGAGCTCGGAGGCCGTGGCATCCGAGTGAATTCTGTAGCGCCAGGCTATATTTGGGGTGAAATCCTGCAAGAGTACTTCGAGGATCAGGCACGCCAATCGGGTGTTTCCGTAGATGCGGTCTATCAGGCCGCAGCGGCGCACTCAGACCTGAAGCGCTTGGTCACCGAAGATGACGTTGCCTCGGCGATCGTGTTCCTGCTAAGCGACCTGGCCGCCGGCATCACCGGCCAAACGCTCGATGTCAACTGTGGGGAGTACAAGGCATGA
- a CDS encoding alpha/beta hydrolase, whose protein sequence is MAYPPLDPDASARVASFGEIAPMRARGLAAVREGLECAPLPQMPAMAGIEDLTATGPGGPIPLRLYRPGPAPGLPVLVYLHGGGLVMGSNHSFEPLARELAHASGAAVAAVEYRLAPESPPPAQFDDAYAATEWVAANADDLGLDAGRLAVVGDSAGGSLAAAVALAARDHSGPRIFAQVLLYPGLDRDMGAASITSMPDAPLLRHEDIVYMHELVDRGGAPRDPYQVPAYATDLSGLPAAIVVTGACDPIRDWGERYAGRLRDAGVQTTVTRYPGMYHGFLMRSDATARGRLALAEVGALLQAKFAHPLRF, encoded by the coding sequence ATGGCTTATCCACCACTTGATCCCGACGCCTCCGCACGGGTTGCATCGTTCGGCGAGATAGCTCCCATGCGGGCCCGCGGCCTCGCCGCCGTCCGTGAGGGGCTTGAATGCGCCCCTCTTCCGCAGATGCCGGCCATGGCGGGCATCGAAGACCTGACGGCCACGGGCCCGGGCGGTCCGATACCGCTACGCCTCTATCGGCCCGGCCCCGCGCCCGGACTACCGGTGCTGGTGTATCTGCACGGCGGCGGGCTGGTGATGGGCTCGAACCATTCGTTCGAGCCGCTCGCCCGCGAACTGGCACACGCCAGCGGCGCCGCGGTGGCGGCGGTCGAGTACCGACTGGCACCGGAATCGCCGCCACCAGCTCAATTTGACGATGCCTACGCGGCCACCGAATGGGTTGCCGCCAACGCCGACGACCTCGGCCTCGACGCCGGCCGGCTGGCGGTTGTCGGCGACAGCGCCGGCGGATCGCTGGCTGCCGCAGTGGCATTGGCCGCCCGCGATCACAGCGGTCCACGAATCTTCGCCCAGGTGTTGCTGTATCCCGGCCTGGATCGCGACATGGGTGCGGCATCCATCACCTCGATGCCTGACGCCCCACTGCTTCGCCATGAGGACATCGTCTACATGCACGAATTGGTCGACCGTGGCGGGGCTCCGCGGGACCCGTATCAGGTTCCGGCCTATGCCACCGACCTGAGCGGCCTGCCGGCGGCGATCGTCGTCACCGGGGCGTGCGACCCGATCCGGGATTGGGGTGAACGCTACGCCGGGCGCCTGCGCGATGCGGGCGTGCAGACCACTGTCACGCGTTATCCCGGTATGTACCACGGCTTTCTGATGCGCTCCGACGCCACCGCGCGCGGACGGTTGGCACTGGCCGAAGTAGGCGCCTTGCTGCAGGCCAAGTTCGCACACCCACTTCGGTTTTGA
- a CDS encoding SDR family NAD(P)-dependent oxidoreductase codes for MSAREIFGGGVAVITGAGAGIGAGLARYASQLGMTVVLVDVNAEAIAGLREEIDAAGGSATDVLCDVRDADAVQALADDVYRDLGPVRLLVNNAGIEQFGYLWDTPVSNWQRVVDINISGVFHGIRAFLPKMMATDSPAWVWNLSSIGGVAVVPLQAPYIMSKHAVLALTECLHLEVQSADHDHHVHVQAVLPGAVVSSIFESAGGVDSGDTGAAEGQRTAMLDIKAEAMDPLAAAEVVFDQAAEGRFYLLTQPDYVGSAMAERARVLSGQEAPRLRTERRFDPAKN; via the coding sequence GTGAGCGCCCGAGAAATCTTCGGTGGCGGCGTCGCCGTCATCACGGGAGCCGGCGCCGGAATCGGCGCCGGCCTGGCCCGGTATGCCAGCCAGTTGGGTATGACGGTGGTGTTGGTCGACGTCAACGCCGAGGCCATCGCGGGCCTCCGCGAAGAAATCGACGCCGCAGGCGGATCGGCGACCGACGTGCTCTGCGATGTGCGGGATGCGGACGCGGTGCAGGCGCTGGCCGATGACGTCTATCGCGACCTCGGGCCGGTACGCCTGTTGGTGAACAACGCCGGTATCGAACAGTTCGGGTATCTGTGGGACACCCCGGTTTCCAACTGGCAACGCGTCGTCGACATCAACATCAGCGGGGTGTTCCACGGAATCAGGGCATTCCTGCCGAAGATGATGGCCACGGACTCCCCAGCTTGGGTATGGAACCTGTCCTCGATCGGCGGTGTCGCAGTGGTTCCGCTGCAGGCGCCCTACATCATGAGCAAGCACGCGGTACTCGCTCTGACCGAATGTCTGCACCTAGAAGTGCAGTCCGCCGACCATGACCACCATGTACACGTCCAGGCGGTGCTACCGGGTGCCGTGGTGTCGAGCATCTTCGAATCCGCGGGCGGGGTGGACTCGGGGGACACCGGCGCGGCCGAAGGACAACGCACCGCGATGCTCGACATCAAGGCCGAGGCGATGGATCCGCTGGCCGCGGCGGAGGTGGTCTTCGACCAGGCTGCCGAAGGCCGGTTCTACCTGCTCACCCAACCGGACTACGTCGGTTCGGCCATGGCGGAACGGGCTCGCGTACTGAGCGGCCAGGAAGCGCCCCGTTTGCGGACTGAGCGCCGCTTCGACCCGGCAAAGAACTGA